Proteins from a genomic interval of Rhodothermus marinus:
- a CDS encoding tetratricopeptide repeat protein, whose translation MHRSGPDLWFIRARMLLGLLLAGSVLAGCSSSSFLGRQFDNFRAYYNTFYNARKSFDEGVRGLRAQQEQPIDLTTYLTLFGPPTRTANAAAFNKAIEKSAEVVRRHPDSKWVDDALMLIGQSYFYLGNYAGAAQKFREVIALSRERELEARFWLARSLVAARSFDEAQTVLQETLAREALPTDWRSRFLLLQADLYVQQERWEEARQALEAGLQRVPERSLGAKGYFLLGQVCETLQDYACAYAAFDRVRRYRPDYELAYAAEWQAVRIQGLHLDPEAALERLRRMERDDKHFARRAELTYLRARIYQAMGAVEEARTLYHRLLYESDADINRVRGRIHYALGELYRDVFQDYLAAAAHFDTAATALGGNRRASARTEAASTPPTPLALSDVQEQARVFGQFARVRQEIHRLDSLLYLGSLNDEAFAAFVLELRRRRARELEAQRRRAGERAAEQRFLQSRLEQPTRSAETAAATAGGDAGFLFHRDPVRVQENRTRFFERWGRRPLVPNWRRRAAIQGATVAERTANGQMADGLHGEDVEEELPPVDVSDVPRDSVRQAQMRAERARLRYELGNVLFLSMQRPDSAAYWYRLVILEDADQPVAPRAYYALAEVQRALGDTAAASALLKTLLERYPDTPLASRVRVLQGATPPPQPTVPDTLAHAEAAYARAVDAWRRGRYREALRHLLETAAHYPETPVAPRALLAVGYVWRDMLDRGVLADSTRLPVAIPAPLRSALMPAPPAVDTAAVADTGRALAAPDTLETIAGPASQDSVQVDSTLPDVSSKVSPAARPDTALTLVRLYTYLTERYPQAPEARLAREVLAALKPPPSGVAPDSAKADSARVRPPRGRPEPERLREPESVRAVWTILLLETDNDQEVGQVLQQYRQLAPGQVIDVRPYRAEGRLHYRLILGRYRSEEEARTAIQQLHPVLQGGARPLLLEPTGRENRN comes from the coding sequence ATGCACCGCTCAGGGCCAGACCTGTGGTTTATACGCGCCCGCATGCTACTGGGCCTGCTGCTTGCAGGGAGCGTGCTGGCCGGCTGCAGCTCCAGCTCGTTTCTGGGACGCCAGTTCGACAACTTCCGCGCCTACTACAACACCTTCTATAATGCCCGGAAATCCTTCGACGAAGGGGTGCGCGGCCTGCGCGCCCAGCAGGAGCAGCCGATCGATTTGACCACCTACCTGACCCTGTTCGGGCCGCCGACGCGTACGGCGAACGCGGCTGCCTTCAACAAAGCCATCGAAAAAAGCGCCGAGGTGGTGCGACGGCATCCCGACTCGAAATGGGTCGACGATGCCCTGATGCTGATCGGCCAGTCCTATTTCTATCTGGGCAATTATGCGGGGGCCGCGCAGAAATTTCGCGAGGTGATCGCGCTGAGTAGGGAAAGGGAACTGGAGGCGCGTTTCTGGCTGGCGCGTTCGCTGGTGGCCGCCCGCTCCTTCGACGAGGCGCAGACCGTGCTGCAGGAAACGCTGGCCCGTGAAGCACTGCCCACCGACTGGCGGTCGCGCTTTTTACTGCTGCAGGCCGATCTCTACGTGCAACAGGAACGCTGGGAGGAGGCCCGTCAGGCGCTGGAGGCGGGCTTGCAGCGCGTGCCGGAGCGGTCGCTCGGCGCAAAAGGATACTTTCTGCTGGGTCAGGTCTGCGAAACGCTTCAGGATTACGCCTGCGCCTACGCGGCCTTCGATCGCGTGCGTCGCTACCGGCCCGACTACGAGCTGGCCTATGCCGCCGAGTGGCAGGCCGTCCGCATTCAGGGGCTGCACCTCGATCCGGAAGCCGCGCTGGAGCGACTCCGCCGTATGGAACGCGACGACAAGCACTTTGCCCGTCGGGCCGAGCTGACCTACCTGCGCGCTCGCATCTATCAGGCCATGGGAGCGGTCGAAGAGGCCCGGACGCTTTACCATCGGCTCCTCTACGAGAGCGACGCCGACATCAACCGGGTTCGCGGGCGGATTCATTATGCGCTGGGCGAGCTCTACCGCGACGTCTTTCAGGATTACCTGGCCGCTGCGGCCCACTTCGACACGGCTGCTACCGCCCTGGGTGGCAACCGGCGCGCATCGGCGCGTACCGAAGCCGCTTCGACGCCACCGACGCCGCTGGCCCTGAGTGATGTGCAGGAGCAGGCGCGCGTGTTCGGACAATTCGCACGGGTCCGACAGGAAATTCACCGGCTGGACTCGCTGCTCTATCTGGGATCGCTCAACGACGAGGCGTTCGCGGCCTTTGTGCTGGAACTGCGCCGTCGGCGGGCGCGCGAGCTGGAAGCGCAGCGCCGGCGGGCAGGGGAGCGGGCGGCCGAACAGCGGTTTTTGCAGAGCCGCCTCGAGCAGCCCACGCGTAGCGCCGAGACCGCAGCCGCCACAGCAGGCGGCGATGCCGGCTTTCTGTTTCACCGCGATCCTGTCCGCGTCCAGGAAAACCGCACGCGTTTCTTTGAGCGGTGGGGCCGCCGTCCTCTGGTCCCCAACTGGCGCCGCCGGGCGGCCATCCAGGGCGCGACGGTTGCCGAGCGGACCGCGAACGGCCAGATGGCCGATGGGCTCCATGGAGAAGACGTCGAGGAGGAGCTGCCCCCGGTGGACGTTTCGGACGTACCCCGCGATTCGGTCCGACAGGCGCAGATGCGGGCCGAACGCGCGCGGTTGCGCTACGAACTGGGCAACGTGCTGTTTCTGTCCATGCAGCGACCCGACTCGGCCGCCTACTGGTACCGGCTGGTGATTCTGGAAGACGCCGATCAGCCGGTGGCTCCACGCGCCTATTATGCCCTGGCCGAGGTGCAGCGGGCGCTGGGCGACACGGCGGCCGCCTCGGCGCTGCTGAAGACCCTGCTGGAACGGTATCCCGATACGCCGCTGGCCAGCCGGGTCCGGGTGCTTCAGGGAGCGACTCCGCCACCGCAGCCGACTGTCCCCGACACCCTGGCCCATGCCGAAGCGGCTTACGCGCGGGCCGTGGATGCCTGGCGCCGGGGAAGGTATCGAGAGGCGCTCCGGCATTTGCTGGAAACGGCCGCGCACTACCCGGAAACACCGGTAGCGCCGCGCGCGCTGCTGGCCGTCGGCTACGTGTGGCGCGATATGCTGGATCGGGGAGTGCTGGCCGACAGCACCCGGCTCCCCGTTGCCATACCGGCGCCGTTGCGTTCGGCCCTGATGCCGGCGCCTCCGGCCGTGGATACGGCCGCGGTGGCCGACACGGGGCGGGCGCTTGCCGCGCCCGACACGCTGGAGACGATCGCCGGGCCGGCTTCGCAGGACTCCGTGCAGGTTGATTCGACCCTTCCCGATGTGTCGTCGAAGGTCTCCCCGGCGGCGCGGCCGGACACCGCGCTCACGCTGGTTCGCCTCTACACCTACCTGACCGAGCGCTATCCGCAGGCGCCGGAAGCCCGGCTGGCCCGCGAGGTGCTGGCTGCATTGAAGCCGCCGCCGTCCGGAGTGGCGCCCGATTCGGCAAAGGCCGACTCGGCGCGGGTACGCCCGCCCCGGGGCCGCCCCGAACCGGAGCGGCTGCGGGAGCCGGAGTCCGTCCGGGCGGTCTGGACCATCCTGCTGCTGGAGACCGATAACGACCAGGAGGTCGGACAGGTGCTGCAGCAGTACCGGCAGCTGGCGCCGGGGCAGGTGATCGACGTGCGGCCCTATCGCGCCGAAGGTCGCCTGCACTATCGGCTCATCCTGGGCCGCTATCGTAGCGAAGAAGAAGCCCGTACCGCCATCCAGCAGCTCCATCCGGTGCTACAGGGTGGGGCACGACCCTTGCTGCTGGAGCCCACGGGCCGCGAAAACAGGAACTAA
- the ftsH gene encoding ATP-dependent zinc metalloprotease FtsH, producing MSQNERDSLELERKNTPPNGPRLPERRPRFSVWIYLAIFLALLVHFFLFWTGTDTSTIEYSQFLEYVEKGYVERVEIVNDTKVQGRFTEAAVREGLVSVPVRQTDLLRGAQTSELIRRFTTTKPADHDLTSFLLAYNERARAEGRPTVQFTARIEENWFGGLLTWIFPLILIVALWVFLLRRMNPSSQVLNIGKNRAILYDAMGDHRVTFKDVAGLDEAKEEVAEIVEFLKNPKKFTRLGGKLPKGVLLVGPPGTGKTLLAKAVAGEAGVPFFSISGSDFVEMFVGVGAARVRDLFRQAKEKAPCIIFIDEIDAIGRSRGRGIMMGANDERENTLNQLLVEMDGFNTDKGVIIMAATNRPDVLDPALLRPGRFDRQILIDKPDRRERLEIFKVHTRDLILGDDVDLEVLAGQTPGFAGAEIANVCNEAALLAARKGKEAVEMEDFEQAIDRVIAGLEKKNKIISPEEREIVAYHEAGHAIVGWFLRYTDPVVKVSIVPRGLAALGYAQYLPEERYLYTKEALLDRMTMAIGGRVAEELVFGRISTGAQNDLERITRMAYAMVVDYGMSERVGYVSFNLSGQYGEQAFFDKPYSEETARLIDEEVRRIINEVRERARQILEEKRDKLEALARRLLEKEVLGPRDLVEILGPRPYGDYPSPNGKDAEELKDLQKGEPAASSAVEASAPPTERPESSSAP from the coding sequence ATGTCGCAGAACGAGCGCGACAGCCTGGAGCTGGAACGGAAAAATACGCCTCCCAACGGCCCCCGCCTGCCTGAGCGGCGGCCGCGTTTTTCCGTCTGGATTTATCTGGCGATTTTCCTGGCGCTGCTGGTGCACTTTTTCCTGTTCTGGACGGGCACCGACACCAGCACGATCGAATACAGCCAGTTTCTTGAATACGTCGAAAAAGGCTACGTGGAGCGCGTCGAGATTGTCAACGACACGAAGGTGCAGGGGCGCTTCACGGAGGCCGCCGTACGCGAGGGCCTGGTGTCGGTACCGGTGCGCCAGACCGACCTGCTTCGCGGCGCGCAGACGTCCGAACTGATCCGCCGCTTCACGACCACCAAACCGGCCGATCACGATCTGACCAGCTTCCTGCTGGCCTACAACGAACGGGCCCGCGCCGAGGGGCGGCCTACCGTACAGTTTACCGCCCGCATCGAGGAGAACTGGTTCGGGGGATTGCTCACCTGGATCTTTCCGCTCATTCTCATTGTGGCGCTCTGGGTATTTCTGCTGCGCCGCATGAACCCCAGCTCGCAGGTGCTCAATATTGGGAAGAACCGGGCCATTCTCTACGATGCGATGGGCGATCACCGGGTCACGTTCAAGGACGTGGCCGGGCTGGACGAGGCCAAAGAAGAAGTCGCGGAAATCGTCGAGTTTCTGAAAAACCCGAAGAAGTTCACCCGACTGGGCGGCAAGCTGCCCAAAGGCGTGCTGCTGGTGGGACCGCCAGGTACGGGTAAAACGCTGCTGGCCAAGGCGGTGGCCGGTGAGGCGGGCGTGCCGTTCTTTTCCATTTCGGGGAGCGACTTCGTCGAGATGTTCGTGGGCGTGGGGGCCGCGCGCGTGCGCGATCTGTTCCGGCAGGCCAAGGAAAAGGCGCCCTGCATTATCTTCATCGACGAGATTGACGCGATCGGTCGCTCCCGTGGCCGCGGCATCATGATGGGCGCCAACGACGAGCGCGAAAACACGCTGAACCAGCTGCTCGTCGAAATGGACGGCTTCAACACGGACAAGGGCGTCATCATCATGGCGGCCACGAACCGGCCCGACGTGCTCGATCCGGCCCTGCTGCGGCCCGGCCGCTTCGACCGACAGATCCTCATCGACAAGCCCGACCGCCGCGAGCGGCTGGAGATCTTCAAGGTGCACACGCGCGACCTGATCCTGGGCGACGACGTGGACCTGGAGGTGCTGGCCGGCCAGACGCCCGGCTTCGCCGGGGCCGAAATCGCCAACGTCTGCAACGAGGCGGCCCTGCTGGCGGCCCGGAAGGGCAAGGAAGCCGTCGAGATGGAGGACTTCGAGCAGGCGATCGATCGCGTGATCGCCGGCCTGGAAAAGAAGAACAAGATCATTTCGCCGGAAGAGCGCGAGATCGTCGCCTATCACGAGGCGGGCCATGCCATCGTCGGCTGGTTCCTGCGCTACACGGATCCGGTCGTCAAGGTCTCTATCGTCCCGCGCGGACTGGCCGCTCTGGGCTACGCGCAGTACCTGCCCGAAGAGCGTTACCTCTACACGAAAGAGGCGCTGCTCGACCGGATGACCATGGCCATCGGCGGGCGCGTGGCCGAAGAGCTGGTCTTCGGACGCATCTCGACCGGCGCGCAGAACGACCTGGAACGCATCACGCGCATGGCCTACGCCATGGTGGTGGACTACGGCATGAGCGAGCGCGTCGGCTACGTCAGCTTCAACCTGTCGGGCCAGTATGGCGAGCAGGCCTTCTTCGACAAGCCGTACTCCGAGGAGACGGCGCGGCTGATCGACGAGGAAGTACGTCGGATCATCAACGAGGTCCGGGAACGCGCCCGCCAGATCCTCGAAGAAAAGCGGGACAAGCTGGAGGCGCTGGCCCGGCGGTTGCTCGAAAAAGAGGTGCTGGGTCCACGCGATCTGGTGGAGATTCTCGGACCGCGTCCCTACGGCGATTATCCCTCGCCCAACGGTAAGGACGCGGAAGAATTGAAAGATCTGCAAAAAGGCGAACCCGCTGCGTCTTCCGCCGTTGAAGCGTCTGCTCCGCCGACGGAGCGGCCCGAATCCTCTTCTGCCCCCTGA
- the rpsL gene encoding 30S ribosomal protein S12, whose product MPTIQQLIRLGRKPKVKKSKSVALHGCPQRRGVCTRVYTTTPKKPNSALRKVAKVRLTNGEEVIAYIPGEGHNLQEHSIVLVRGGRVKDLPGVKYHIVRGALDAAGVADRRKSRSKYGTKRPKQ is encoded by the coding sequence GTGCCTACGATTCAACAGCTGATTCGGTTGGGGCGCAAGCCCAAGGTGAAGAAGAGCAAGTCGGTGGCCCTGCACGGCTGCCCGCAGCGGCGTGGGGTGTGTACGCGCGTGTACACCACCACGCCAAAGAAGCCGAACTCGGCGTTGCGTAAGGTGGCCAAGGTGCGCCTGACCAACGGCGAGGAAGTGATCGCCTACATTCCGGGCGAGGGCCACAACCTGCAGGAGCACTCCATCGTACTGGTGCGCGGTGGACGTGTGAAGGACCTGCCGGGTGTGAAGTACCACATCGTGCGCGGCGCGCTGGACGCAGCCGGTGTGGCCGACCGGCGCAAGTCGCGCTCCAAGTACGGTACGAAGCGGCCCAAACAGTAA
- the rpsG gene encoding 30S ribosomal protein S7 codes for MRRKRAERRPVAPDPVYNDELVARFINYVMRDGKKSIAQKIVYEAFKVIEERTGEPGIDVFKRAVNNAAPLLEVRSRRVGGATYQVPMEVRPERRMSLAFRWIIQSARARRDKSMAIRLANELMAAANGEGGAIKKKDDMHRMAEANRAFAHFRF; via the coding sequence ATGCGTAGAAAACGAGCAGAAAGACGACCCGTAGCGCCCGATCCGGTTTACAACGACGAACTGGTGGCGCGCTTTATCAACTACGTCATGCGCGATGGCAAGAAGAGCATCGCGCAGAAGATCGTCTACGAGGCGTTCAAGGTCATTGAGGAGCGTACGGGCGAGCCGGGCATCGACGTGTTCAAGCGGGCGGTGAACAACGCCGCGCCGCTGCTGGAGGTGCGCAGCCGCCGCGTGGGTGGCGCCACCTACCAGGTGCCCATGGAAGTGCGCCCTGAGCGTCGCATGTCGCTGGCCTTCCGCTGGATCATCCAGAGCGCCCGTGCGCGTCGAGATAAAAGCATGGCCATCCGGCTGGCCAACGAACTGATGGCGGCCGCCAATGGAGAAGGCGGTGCCATCAAGAAGAAGGACGACATGCATCGCATGGCGGAAGCGAACCGGGCTTTTGCCCACTTCCGCTTCTGA
- the fusA gene encoding elongation factor G: protein MEVKYHDIPLERIRNIGIMAHIDAGKTTTTERILFYTGRVHRIGEVHEGAATMDWMEQEKERGITITAAATTCFWSGSKKDRPVHRINIIDTPGHVDFTVEVERSLRVLDGAVALFCAVGGVEPQSETVWRQANKYRVPRIAFINKMDRTGANFEGTIEQMKQRLKANPVPVQIPIGSGEMFRGVIDLVLNKAIIWHDETQGATWDEIDIPEDLKKEARHWRILMLEAIAEHNDELLMKYLEGEPITPEEIRETIRKATLSLDITPVFCGSAFKNKGVQRLLDGILDYLPSPVDIPAIKGHHPDTHEELERHPSPDEPFCALAFKIMTDPYVGKLTFFRVYSGRLTKGQQVLNTTTGKKERIGRLLFMHANHREDVDEVMAGDIAAAVGLKEVRTGDTLCDPDHPIQLEKMDFPEPVIRIAIEPKTKADSDKLSTGLQKLAEEDPTFQVSVDPETGQTIIAGMGELHLEIIVDRLRREFKVEANVGRPQVAYREAIRATVDEHYVHKKQTGGRGQFAEVYIEFGPNESGTGLEFINDIHGGVIPREFIPAVEKGIREAMNRGPLAGYPVEGVRARLYDGKTHPVDSDAISFEIAGRMAFRNAARRANPVLMEPIMRVEVITPEEYLGDVIGDLNSRRGRILSMEQRQEAQVVRALVPLAEMFGYSTDLRSLTQGRAIYTMQFETYEEVPKNIADEIIAAATGATTA, encoded by the coding sequence ATGGAAGTCAAGTATCACGATATTCCGCTGGAGCGGATCCGCAACATCGGCATCATGGCCCACATTGATGCCGGTAAGACCACGACGACCGAGCGGATCCTGTTTTACACCGGGCGTGTGCACCGCATTGGTGAGGTGCACGAGGGGGCGGCCACGATGGACTGGATGGAGCAGGAAAAGGAACGCGGCATCACGATCACGGCCGCGGCGACCACCTGCTTCTGGTCCGGCTCCAAAAAGGACCGTCCGGTGCACCGGATCAACATCATCGACACGCCCGGTCACGTGGACTTCACCGTCGAGGTGGAGCGCTCGCTCCGTGTGCTCGACGGCGCCGTGGCGCTCTTCTGTGCGGTAGGGGGCGTCGAGCCGCAGTCGGAGACGGTCTGGCGCCAGGCCAACAAATACCGGGTGCCCCGCATCGCGTTCATCAACAAGATGGACCGCACGGGGGCCAACTTCGAGGGGACCATCGAGCAGATGAAGCAGCGCCTGAAGGCCAATCCGGTCCCCGTGCAGATCCCGATCGGGAGCGGAGAGATGTTCCGCGGGGTGATCGACCTGGTGCTCAACAAGGCCATCATCTGGCACGACGAGACCCAGGGCGCCACGTGGGACGAAATCGACATTCCTGAGGATCTCAAGAAAGAAGCGCGGCACTGGCGCATCCTGATGCTCGAGGCCATCGCCGAGCACAACGATGAGCTCCTCATGAAGTATCTGGAAGGGGAGCCCATCACTCCCGAAGAGATCCGGGAAACGATCCGGAAGGCGACGCTGAGCCTCGACATCACGCCGGTTTTCTGCGGCAGTGCCTTCAAGAATAAGGGCGTCCAGCGGCTGCTCGACGGCATCCTGGATTACCTGCCCTCGCCGGTCGACATTCCGGCCATCAAGGGGCATCATCCCGACACGCACGAGGAGCTGGAGCGCCATCCGAGCCCGGACGAGCCCTTCTGCGCGCTGGCCTTCAAGATCATGACCGACCCGTACGTCGGAAAGCTCACCTTCTTCCGCGTCTACAGTGGTCGGCTGACCAAAGGCCAGCAGGTGCTCAACACGACCACCGGCAAGAAGGAACGCATCGGTCGCCTGCTTTTCATGCACGCCAACCATCGCGAAGATGTGGACGAGGTGATGGCGGGCGACATCGCGGCGGCCGTCGGGCTCAAGGAGGTGCGCACGGGCGACACGCTCTGCGATCCGGATCACCCGATTCAGCTCGAAAAGATGGACTTCCCCGAGCCGGTCATCCGGATCGCCATCGAGCCCAAGACGAAGGCCGACAGCGACAAGCTCTCGACCGGCCTGCAGAAACTGGCCGAGGAAGACCCCACCTTCCAGGTGTCGGTCGACCCGGAGACCGGTCAGACGATCATCGCCGGCATGGGCGAGCTGCACCTGGAGATCATCGTCGATCGGCTGCGCCGTGAGTTCAAGGTCGAGGCGAACGTCGGACGGCCACAGGTCGCCTACCGCGAGGCTATCCGGGCCACGGTCGACGAACACTACGTGCACAAGAAGCAGACGGGTGGCCGCGGTCAGTTCGCCGAAGTGTATATCGAATTCGGCCCGAACGAGTCGGGCACCGGGCTGGAGTTCATCAACGACATTCACGGCGGTGTCATTCCGCGTGAGTTCATTCCGGCCGTTGAAAAGGGGATCCGGGAGGCCATGAACCGGGGGCCGCTGGCCGGCTATCCGGTCGAGGGCGTCCGGGCCCGGCTCTACGACGGAAAGACGCACCCGGTCGACTCCGACGCGATCTCGTTCGAGATTGCCGGCCGTATGGCCTTCCGCAACGCGGCGCGTCGGGCCAACCCGGTGCTCATGGAGCCGATCATGCGCGTGGAAGTGATCACGCCCGAGGAGTACCTCGGCGACGTGATCGGCGACCTGAACAGCCGGCGCGGTCGCATCCTGAGCATGGAACAGCGCCAGGAGGCCCAGGTGGTGCGGGCGCTGGTCCCGCTGGCCGAGATGTTCGGCTACTCGACCGACCTGCGCTCGCTCACGCAGGGCCGTGCCATCTACACCATGCAGTTTGAAACCTACGAAGAGGTGCCCAAGAACATCGCCGACGAGATCATCGCGGCGGCCACGGGTGCCACAACCGCCTGA
- the tuf gene encoding elongation factor Tu has protein sequence MAKEVFQRTKPHVNIGTIGHVDHGKTTLTAAITQVLAKRVPDPVNKPRTFDSIDNAPEERERGITIATAHVEYATEKRHYAHVDCPGHADYVKNMITGAAQMDGAILVVAATDGPMPQTREHILLARQVGVPYIVVFLNKVDLVDDEELLELVEMEVRELLSQYEFPGDEVPVIRGSALGALNGDPQWEDKIMELMNAVDEYIPTPVREKDKPFLMPIEDVFSITGRGTVVTGRIERGVVKVGDPVEIIGLREEKLTSVVTGVEMFRKQLEQGEAGDNVGLLLRGIGKEDVERGMVVCAPGSVTPHREFECEVYVLSKEEGGRHTPFFNGYRPQFYFRTTDVTGDITLPEGVEMVMPGDNARFRVKLIYPVAMEEGLRFAIREGGRTVGAGVVTKILD, from the coding sequence ATGGCGAAGGAGGTATTTCAGCGGACGAAGCCGCACGTGAACATAGGGACGATTGGTCACGTCGACCACGGCAAGACGACGCTGACGGCGGCCATCACGCAGGTGTTGGCCAAGCGGGTGCCGGACCCGGTCAACAAGCCGCGTACGTTTGATTCGATTGACAACGCGCCGGAGGAGCGGGAGCGTGGGATTACGATTGCCACGGCGCACGTGGAGTACGCGACCGAGAAGCGGCACTATGCGCACGTGGACTGTCCGGGTCACGCCGACTACGTGAAGAACATGATCACGGGGGCGGCGCAGATGGACGGGGCGATTCTGGTGGTGGCGGCCACCGACGGTCCGATGCCGCAGACGCGGGAGCACATTCTGCTGGCGCGTCAGGTGGGGGTGCCCTACATTGTGGTGTTTTTGAACAAGGTGGACCTGGTGGACGACGAGGAGTTGCTGGAGCTGGTGGAGATGGAGGTGCGGGAGTTGTTGAGCCAGTACGAGTTTCCTGGGGATGAGGTGCCGGTGATTCGGGGTAGCGCGCTGGGTGCGCTCAATGGGGATCCGCAGTGGGAGGACAAGATCATGGAGTTGATGAACGCGGTGGACGAGTACATTCCGACGCCGGTACGTGAGAAGGACAAGCCGTTTTTGATGCCGATCGAGGACGTATTTTCGATCACGGGTCGTGGTACGGTGGTGACGGGTCGGATTGAGCGGGGCGTGGTGAAGGTAGGTGATCCGGTGGAGATCATTGGATTGCGGGAGGAGAAGTTGACGTCGGTGGTGACGGGCGTGGAGATGTTCCGCAAGCAGTTGGAGCAGGGAGAGGCTGGCGACAACGTGGGGTTGTTGTTGCGTGGGATTGGCAAGGAGGATGTGGAGCGTGGGATGGTGGTGTGCGCGCCGGGTAGTGTGACGCCGCACCGGGAGTTTGAGTGCGAGGTGTACGTGTTGTCGAAGGAGGAGGGTGGACGTCACACGCCGTTTTTCAACGGGTATCGTCCGCAGTTTTATTTCCGGACGACGGACGTGACGGGAGATATTACGTTGCCGGAGGGCGTGGAGATGGTGATGCCTGGGGACAATGCGCGTTTTCGGGTGAAGTTGATTTATCCGGTGGCGATGGAGGAGGGGTTGCGTTTTGCGATTCGTGAGGGAGGACGGACCGTCGGGGCCGGCGTCGTCACCAAAATCCTCGACTGA
- the rpsJ gene encoding 30S ribosomal protein S10, whose protein sequence is MASQKIRIKLKSYDHTLIDRSAEKIIRTVKATGAVVSGPIPLPTERTVITVLRSPHIDKESREQFEIRRHKRLIDILSTSSKTVDALMKLELPSGVDVEIKV, encoded by the coding sequence ATGGCCAGCCAGAAGATTCGCATCAAGCTGAAATCCTACGATCACACGCTGATCGACAGGAGTGCGGAAAAGATCATCCGCACCGTGAAGGCGACCGGTGCGGTGGTCAGCGGGCCGATTCCGCTGCCGACCGAGCGCACGGTCATCACGGTGCTTCGGAGTCCGCACATTGACAAGGAGAGCCGCGAGCAGTTTGAAATCCGTCGCCACAAGCGGCTGATCGACATCCTGTCGACCAGCAGCAAGACGGTCGACGCGCTGATGAAGCTGGAGCTGCCCAGCGGCGTCGATGTGGAGATCAAAGTGTAA
- the rplC gene encoding 50S ribosomal protein L3 — MSGMLGRKIGMTQVFDQAGNCIPCTIIQAEPNAVVQVKTAEGKDGYEAVQLGYGERKPKRTTRAMLGHFEKAGVSPKQVLREFKNFVLDVKPGDEVRVEQLFREGELIDVVGITKGRGFQGVVKRHGFGGVGARTHGQHNRERAPGSIGASSFPSHVFKGMRMAGRMGNQRVKVKNLRVVRIFPEHNLILVKGAVPGPVNGIVELHKKVQ; from the coding sequence ATGAGTGGAATGCTTGGACGAAAGATCGGAATGACCCAGGTCTTTGACCAGGCCGGCAACTGCATTCCCTGCACCATCATTCAGGCCGAGCCGAACGCGGTGGTGCAGGTGAAGACGGCCGAAGGCAAAGACGGGTACGAGGCCGTGCAGCTGGGCTACGGTGAACGGAAGCCCAAGCGCACCACGCGGGCCATGCTCGGCCACTTCGAGAAGGCCGGCGTGTCGCCGAAGCAGGTGCTCCGCGAGTTTAAAAACTTCGTGCTGGACGTCAAGCCCGGCGACGAAGTGCGCGTCGAGCAGCTTTTCCGGGAAGGTGAGCTGATCGACGTGGTGGGCATCACGAAAGGCCGGGGTTTCCAGGGCGTGGTCAAGCGCCATGGCTTTGGCGGCGTCGGTGCGCGCACGCACGGCCAGCACAACCGGGAGCGGGCGCCCGGTTCGATCGGCGCCTCGTCGTTCCCGTCGCATGTGTTCAAGGGCATGCGCATGGCCGGGCGCATGGGCAACCAGCGCGTGAAGGTGAAAAACCTTCGGGTGGTGCGCATCTTTCCGGAGCACAACCTGATCCTGGTAAAGGGGGCGGTCCCCGGGCCTGTAAACGGCATTGTCGAATTGCACAAGAAGGTCCAGTAA
- the rplD gene encoding 50S ribosomal protein L4, whose product MELQVYRLDGSESGRTVTLDPTVFEIEPNDHVLWLDVKRIEANRRQGTHKVKNRAENAHSTRKLYRQKGTGYARAGDAKSPIRRGGGTAHGPQPRSYELKVNRKTQRLARRSALTYKAQAEAIRVVEDFTFEQPSTRRLLEVLAAQGLADRKVLLLTGEYNPTLYLSSRNLPKVRVLEARNASTRDLLDAQVLLMQESAVEVLNRMLRTAPVAA is encoded by the coding sequence ATGGAACTGCAGGTATATCGGCTGGACGGGAGCGAAAGCGGTCGCACGGTGACGCTCGATCCGACCGTCTTCGAGATCGAGCCCAACGATCATGTGCTCTGGCTCGACGTCAAGCGGATCGAAGCGAACCGGCGGCAGGGTACGCACAAGGTGAAGAACCGGGCCGAAAACGCCCACAGCACCCGCAAGCTGTACCGCCAGAAAGGTACGGGTTACGCCCGGGCCGGCGATGCCAAGTCGCCCATTCGCCGGGGGGGAGGTACGGCCCACGGGCCACAGCCCCGCTCCTACGAACTGAAGGTCAACCGCAAGACGCAGCGGCTGGCCCGGCGTTCGGCGCTGACCTACAAGGCGCAGGCCGAGGCCATCCGTGTGGTGGAGGACTTCACGTTCGAGCAGCCCAGCACCCGGCGTCTGCTGGAAGTGCTGGCGGCGCAGGGGCTGGCCGACCGAAAGGTGCTGCTGCTGACCGGGGAATACAACCCCACGCTGTACCTGTCGAGCCGCAACCTCCCGAAAGTGCGGGTGCTGGAAGCCCGGAATGCTTCGACGCGCGACCTGCTCGACGCGCAGGTCCTGCTGATGCAGGAGAGCGCCGTTGAGGTGCTGAACCGCATGCTGCGTACGGCACCGGTGGCGGCCTGA